In Cherax quadricarinatus isolate ZL_2023a chromosome 65, ASM3850222v1, whole genome shotgun sequence, the genomic stretch CTAGTCTtggtgttactgctagtgtaGTCTTGGTGTTACAGCTAGTCAAGTCTTGGTCTTACAGCTAGTCTAATCTTGGCGTTACAGCTAGTCTAGTCTAGGTCTTACAGCTAGTCTAGTCTTGGTGTTACAGCTAGTCTAGTCTTGGTGTTACAGCTAGTCTAGTCTTGGTGTTACAGCTAGTCTAGTCTTGTTGTTGCAGCTAGTCTAGTCTTGGTGTTACAGCTAGTCTAGTCTTGGTGTTACAGCTAGTCTAGTCTTGGTGTTACAGCTAGTCTAGTCTTGGTGTTACAGCTAGTCTAGTCTTGGTGTTACAGCTAGTCTAGTCTTGGTGTTACAGCTAGTCTAGTCTTGGTGTTACAGCTAGACTAGTCTTGGTGTTACAGCTAGTCTAATCTTGGTGTTACAGCTAGTCTAGTCTTGGTGTTACAGCTAGTCTAGTCTTGGTGTTACAACTAGTCTAGTCTTGGTGTTACAGCTAGTCTAGTCTTGGTGTTACAGCTAGTCTAGTCTTGGTGTTACAGCTAGTCTAGTCTTGGTGTTACAGCTAGTCTAGTCTTGGTGTTACAGCTAGTCTAGTCTTGGTGTTACAGCTAGTCTAGTCTTGGTGTTACAGCTAGTCTAGTCTTGGTGCTACAGCTAGTCTAGTCTTGGTGTTACAGCTAGTCTAGTCTTGATGTTACAGCTAGTCTAGTCTTGGTGTTACAGCTAGTCTAGTCTTGGTGTTACAGCTAGTCTAGTCTTGGTGTTACAGCTAGTCTAGTCTTGGTGTTACAGCTAGTCTAGTCTTGGTGTTACAGCTAGTCTAGTCTTGGTGTTACAGCTAGTCCATTCTTGGCGTTACAGCTAGTCTAGTCTTGGTGTTACAGCTAGTCTAGTCTTGGTGTTACAGCTAGTCTAGTCTTGTTGTTGCAGCTAGTCTAGTCTTGGTGTTACAGCTAGTCTAGTCTTGGTGTTACAGCTAGTCTAGTCTTGGTGTTACAGCTAGTCTAGTCTTGGTGTTACAGCTAGTCTAGTCTTGGTGTTACAGCTAGTCTAGTCTTGGTGTTACAGCTAGTCTAGTCTTGGTGTTACAGCTAGTCTAGTTTGGTGTTACAGCTAGTCTAATCTTGGTGTTACAGCTAGTCTAGTCTTGGTGTTACAGCTAGTCTAGTCTTGGTGTTGCAACTAGTCTAGTCTTGGTGTTACAGCTAGTCTAGTCTTGGTGCTACAGCTAGTCTAGTCTTGGTGTTACAGCTAGTCTAGTCTTGGTGTTACAGCTAGTCTAGTCTTGGTGTTACAGCTAGTCTAGTCTTGGTGTTACAGCTAGTCTAGTCTTGGTGTTACGGCTAGTCTTGGTGTTACAGCTAGTCTAGTCTTGGTGTTACAGCTAGTCTAGTCCTGGTGTTACAGCTAGTCTAGTCTTGGTGTTACAGCTAGTCTAGTCTTGGTGTTACAGCTAGTCTAGTCTTGGTGTTACAGCTAGTCTAGTCTTGGTGTTACAGCTAGTCTAGTCCTGGTGTTACAGCTAGTCTAGTCTTGGTGTTACAGCTAGTCTAGTCTTGGTGTTACAGCTAGTCTAGTCCTGGTGTTACAGCTAGTCTAGTCTTGGTGTTACAGCCAGTCTAGTCTAGCTAGTCTAGTCTGGTGTTACAGCTAGTCTAGTCTTGGTGTTACAGCTAGTCTAGTCCTGGTGTTACAGCTAGTCTAGTCTTGGTGTTACAGCTAGTCTAGTCAGCTAGTCTAGTCTTGGTGTTACAGCTAGTCTAGTCCTGGTGTTACAGCTAGTCTAGTCTTGGTGTTACAGCTAGTCTAGTCCTGGTGTTACAGCTAGTCTAGTCCTGGTGTTACAGCTAGTCTAGTCCTGGTGTTACAGCTACTCTAGTCCTGGCGTTACAGCTAGTCTAGTCCTGGTGTTACAGCTAGTCTAGTCTTGGTGTTACAGCTAGTCTAGTCTTGGTGTTACAGCTAGTCTAGACTTGGTGTTACAGCTAGTCTAGTCTACAGCTAGTCTAGTCTTGGTGTTACAGCTAGTCTAGTCCTGGTGTTACAGCTAGTCTAGTCTTGGTGTTACAGCTAGTCTAGTCTTGGTGTTACAGCTAGTCTAGTCCTGGTGTTACAGCTAGTCTAGTCCTGGTGTTACAGCTAGTCTAGTCCTGGTGTTACAGCTAGTCTAGTCCTGGTGTTACAGCTAGTCTAGTCCTGGTGTTACAGCTAGTCTAGTCCTGGTGTTACAGCTAGTCTAGTCTTGGTGTTACAGCTAGTCTAGTCTTGGTGTTACAGCTAGTCTAGTCTTGGTGTTACAGCTAGTCTAGTCCTGGTGTTACAGCTAGTCTAGTCTTGGTGTTACAGCTAGTCTAGTCCTGGTGTTACAGCTAGTCTAGTCCTGGTGTTACAGCTAGTCTAGTCCTGGTGTTACAGCTAGTCTAGTCTTGGTGTTACAGCTAGTCTAGTCCTGGTGTTACAGCTAGTCTAGTCCTGGTGTTACAGCTAGTCTAGTCCTGGTGTTACAGCTAGTCTAGTCCTGGTGTTACAGCTAGTCTAGTCCTGGTGTTACAGCTAGTCTATTCCTGGTGTTACAGCTAGTCTAGTCTTGGTGTTACAGCTAGTCTAGTCCTGGTGTTACAGCTAGTCTAGTCCTGGTGTTACAGCTAGTCTAGTCCTGGTGTTACAGTTAGTCTAGTCCTGGTGTTACAGCTAGTCTAGTCCTGGTGTTACAGCTAGTCTAGTCCTGGTGTTACAGCTAGTCTAGTCCTGGTGTTACAGCTAGTCTAGTCTTGGTGTTACAGCTAGTCTAGTCCTGGTGTTACAGCTAGTCTAGTCCTGGTGTTACAGCTAGTCTAGTCTTGGTGTTACAGCTAGTCTAGTCTTGGTGTTACAGCTAGTCTAGTCTTGGTGTTACAGCTAGTCTAGTCCTGGTGTTACAGCTAGTCTAGTCCTGGTGTTACAGCTAGTCTAGTCCTGGTGTTACAGCTAGTCTAGTCCTGGTGTTACAGCTAGTCTAGTCTTGGTGTTACAGCTAGTCTAGTCTTGGTGTTACAGCTAGTCTAGTCTTGGTGTTACAGCTAGTCTAGTCCTGGTGTTACAGCTAGTCTAGTCCTGGTGTTACAGCTAGTCTAGTCCTGGTGTTACAGCTAGTCTAGTCTTAGACTAGCTATAAGACTAAAAATAGAAGGCTGCATCAAAAttagttatattattataatcatggagaagccctaaacccgtaagattatacagtgcatgtagggggagggatggaaggtattcaggctcaattcagggaactggagcacagatccaattccctggatcaagagcccttcaccagcgtcaaggaacctcccttgacgggCGGAAAATTAGCTGTAATCTAATAAGGCCTCATTCAAGAAATTTTGACGAGATATaatgcaaaatatatatataataactttTAGAAAAATAATTCATTTAGAAGGTAACACTAATGCCCTTAGAAGGTCGCAGGTTCCCCTCTCCTGGGCCTCCGTCTGTAACATTCACTGGTCAAGACTCACTGCAGCAGTGTACTTCTTTAGTCATGTTTACCGTCTACAGCTGTGCACAAATGTGGCAATATTGATCATattctatcactactactactactactactactactacaactacaactactactactactactactactattactactactactactactactactactattactactactactactactacaactactactactactactactactacaactactactactactactactactacaactactactactacaactactactactactactacaactactactactactactactactattactactactactactactactactactactactactacaactactaccactagtattacatctcactctgagcctatatatataccctctgtgtccatgtactgtttgtaacggcttgacaaagctcctgcagagcgaaacgttgccacaataaaatgtcacattagctgcatttatgtccttttactttacaataacgATCATTTAATAAATTCGTAATTTACTTAAGTTGGACCAAACGTTTTCTAAATAAAATCACAAACCTCGTGTGTTATTAACCCTTATTCTACCTCACAGATCATagcctatacagtggaaccccgcttaacgatcacctccaaatgcgaccaattatgtaagtgtatttatgtaagtgcgtttgtatgtgtatgtttgggggtctgaaatggactaatctacttcacaatattccttatgggaaaaaattcggtcagtactggcacctgaacatactactggaatgaaaaaagttcgttaaccgggggtccactgtattttcagaAACAATTCCTTGTTCCATCTTATAAAAGTTAGCCTTaggaatgtgtgatgtcattggttatttaatatatgtacgtatattattattattataatcaaaactaagcgctgaacccacatgggtcatacaGTAATGTATCAATCAGGTTGAAAAGGTTATTCGTAGACTCCTATATTATAGTAATTATTTTATTTTGGGTAGTTAAAGGGGTAAATATTTTATATCAGAGCAAATTTCCTCATTAAATTGAATAATCATTGATTAGTATGGAGACATAcgccattgttgttattgttggttaaGTCTTCTGTGAAGTATAGAAATGTCTGTCGTAGCCGAGGATCCTGGCATGATCAACGGTTAGTAGGCGTAGGTTTACACTCATGGGTGTGGGCGTGATGTGGGCGTGGATATGGGCGTGGAAGCAGCACTCAGGTATAGGGTCCATACCGTTCTAATCTCAGGTCTGGTACAGAGGAACGCCACCCTATGTATCCTGCGAGCAGTAATTAGGtgagtaagtaggtaagtaagaaGATAAGTAGGTAAGTAAGAAGATAGGTAGGTAAGTAAGAAGATAAGTAGGTAAGTAAGAAGATAAGTAGGTAAGTAAGAAGATAGGTAGGTAAGTAAGAAGATAAGTAGGTAAGTAAGAAGATAAGTAGGTAAGTAAGAAGATAAGTAGGTAAGTAAGAAGATAGGTAGGTAAGTAAGAAGATAAGTAGGTAAGTAAGAAGATACTCTATACCAGTATGACAAGTGGTGAATAACAGTGGTGATTCTTAAGCAACCAGTTCCCCCTAAACCTCTAGTTAGTTaggttttagtttaatatgtttattatgcaccccatacccatcctgtgggcggtagtcaaaagattacagaggtacataatgggtccagggactgggcctcagtACCTAAACCTCTATACAGGCTCTTTGTAACATAATTAGTTACACACAAGCTGATGTGTACAGAACAGTGCTGAATTATGTATCCAGTTAGTAGTGTGAAGAAAGATATGAGCTGCTGTGGTTTTTAATGTGGTTTATAAATGTAATTTAAAGAAAATGGGATGCAGGTTGTGAGGGATTGTAAGGAGGAAACAAGTAGGTTGTGAGGGATTGTCAGGAGGCAGCGAATAGGGTTGTGAGGGATTGTAAGGTGATAGTAGGTTGTGAGGGGTTGTAAGGTAGCAGCGAGTAGGTTGTGAGGGATTGTAAGAAATCAGCAAGTAGGTTGTGAGGGATTGTAAGGTTGTGAAGGACTATAAGAAGGCTGCGAGTGATTGTGATTGTAGTGTAAGAAGTCAGTGAGAGGATTGTGTTTACAAgcactggaaataagtcattttaaTTTTTCCGGGTCATCTTAGATAATCTAcaaatatgctgctatgtatgttataatttgtgtaactgtgttTATGTGTTTCTGTATCTGAATGAACTTACCGTTTGAAGTGGGCGGAAGGGGTGGCCCGTGGGCGGCGTGGGCGTAGGATTGCAGGAGGCGCTGCAGGAAGGTGTCCTGCCCCTCGCCTCCTGCACTAAACTGCAGGGAGCTATTCCTTGACCTTGAAGACGTCGACCTCTGAAGAaagaattattatcattattattattattatcattattattattattattattattgttgtattcgtgggggaggagcgctaaacccgttaaGACCATGTAGTGCTATCGGAATAGAGAGGTAATAAAGTTCGATACCAGGAAATGAAAAATGTAGCTCCAATccttcggatcaagagcccttcaccagtgccAAAGAAACTCTCCCCCTCGACTGACAGGAAACTGCAGAAATAATTGTTACTTCACTTATAATGACAATAATATTATCAATGAtatcaaaaataataataatacaatattaatgataataataaaaatacagtaataataataataataataataataataataataataataataatataaataataatattaaaataataacaataataataataacaataataataattataataatgatgatgatgaataaAATAGCTTAGGTGGAAGACAcaaaaatggttataaatgaccataatttttaaagtggtggaccggtaagccagcggaaggcctcggtcagatgaccaaaagctccaacggcgggtcatcatctgactacgacccgcgtcaggaagcacttgtcctgtttcctgacaaaccttacctaacctaacctaaatagcTTAGAGTAACGGTTGttaaatcaggtttgatccagggaagggAAAAGCTGCTCTAATCCCTTGGAACATGAGATCTTGCAACAAGCACCTACAAGGGACTCGCCTCAATGAGTGTGTTGGTGGATGCGTAGTCTCTCTTCCTGCGCTGCGCTGCTGCAGTCTCTCCCAGCACCACTGATCTCctgccagaaaaaaaaaattagaaaatctTCGAGTGTGGATTAAATAGTGAAATAAAACTGTGTAGGTATAGAGTATTCTGCTTTTTTCGTCTCCATGGACCACTGCAAACTGTCAGGTCTTTACCATCAGACTGTCAAATCTCCACCACCTGACTGGCAAATCTCCACCACCTGACTGTTTATCCTACGAGGTAAATGGATAAAATTCTCCGTTATTTTCTGTTGTGTCTTGCGTCAGTGTTTCCTGCTGAGCTCTGAGCAGAAGAAAAATAAACAGCGATTAATTTTTACCTCTTTACTGTGGAGGGTGTTAtcagttgtgtgtgtgctcaccgagTTGTGTTTACTGAAGGgttgagtcgcagctcctgggAGCCTCTTAACCTACCGTAGCTGGTGTAATGGGTTCCTGGAGCCCTGTCGTAAttacagctccggggagaaccgtgagttttccctgaggtgagtttattgtcttctctgaggatgagggtccccattccagttatagaggtggtacctccctatatatatatatatatatatatatatatatatatatatacatatatatatatatatatatatatatatatatatatatacatacatatatatatacatacatatatatatacatacatatatatatacatacatatatatatacatacatatatatatacatatatatatatatacatatatatatacatacatatatatatatacatatacatatatatatatatacatatatatatacatacatatatatatacatatatatatatatatatatatatatatatatatatcgtgtctaataggtaaaactggtcaattagcaagaactcatttaaaattaagttctttctaaaattttctcttatacgtttcaagatatacttttttcatttatgttaatataaagattaatcattttgtaccaaaagaaccctagaaaacttacctgaccttattgtaacaagtgcaatttaatttaacctgatccagctaaatatattttaggtaagtttacaataatttaataataaacaaaatgaaataaatttttttcgttagggtcagaatgatttttgcgaaattattgcatacacaaattttcgcttaccttattcggcaagaagagcgttgctacttaACCCAAAAtcataagttttacctattcggcacgatatatatacttgtctgtgtgtgtgtgtgtgtgtgtgtgtgtgtgtgtgtgtgtgtgcacgagtgagCGTGCATTTTTGTACATAGTGTCCATGCGTGAGACATTAGCCAGGCTGTGTGTACACAGCATGAGCCGCCCACTATTAACTTAAACCCACAACCGTCCACTGAGGACTTGTAAAATGACAAACATTTGGTCACACAAACACACGTCACCGAGGGAGATGACTGGACACGCAGCTGTTTAGCAGGACTGTGGCTGGGAGAGGGCGTGTTATGTTGCAAGCTAGCATTGACGCCTTACTAACTGGCTTTTGAGATTTGTTTGGAGAATGTCTTGTTCCTTCCTTTGAGGGAGAACACTGGAGTTTGTCATGAGTCAGAGGGTCCTTACTCatggtgaggtgatgggtggagaggCAAGACTGTatcttagtaagtttatttaggtacagcttACACGTAAGTAcacttatcatacatagcaacatgtgtaaattacctacgacAAACCAAAAAAGTCAAAATGACTTTTAAGGAAACCTCGGAAGTGGCTTACCACTTGGAGTTACATTTCTTTTAATTGTAACACTTCTACCAGTAAAATTTATGTCTCCTTTCTCAGTGAAATCTTATAAATCACTGTTATAACTGTcattgcagcgctgtatagcccttgtgatttagcgtttctttttgattataataataataataataataataataatataactgcCATTAGCATTACTGCTTCTCCTAGTACTTTGTCAAAACGTTTTATTAACATATTTAATTAATTCTTCATTCTATATATTTTATTTGATGGGAATTTAAATGTTACAGAAACAAAGAAAaaatacaaacacaaacacacaacacagaaataaacacacaacacaaacaaacacacaacacagaaacaaacacacaacacagaaacaaacacacaacacagaaacaaacacacaacacagaaacaaacacacaaaacagaaacaaacacacaacacagaaacaaacacacaacacagaaacaaacacacaacacagaaacaaacacacaacacagaaacaaacacacacacagcaactcaTGCAGTACCTGGACTGCACAGTAATTAGGGAATTCTCCCCATCTCTCATCAATCATCCTCTTAACTCTGGCCAACTCTCAAGCACGcagaacaccacaccaccaccacaccaacactgctaccttgGTCATCTACATTTCTGCTTTCACCAACACCTCGCCAAGATTGCTACCTTGGTcgccacaccactgccaccatcaacattcgACCATTGCTACCCTGGTCATCCAAACTAATACTATCACCAACACCTAGCCAATATTGCTGCCCTGGATGCCACACCATTACCACTATAATCAAACATTGCTACCCTGGTCAGCCTCTACCCTGGACGCCACACCACTACCCCATCAACAACCGAACATTGCTGCCCTGGTCAACTGTCAATCGGGCTGCTGCTTTACCAAAAACACACAAATGTCTCTCCCAGCACAGAAGAACTTCTCTAACCCAGCACTCTACTGACTCACGAATAAGTGACAACTCACTCTAACTCATGCCGTCATGGCTACTCATTAATTAGCAATGGTCCTTGGTGGCCCCAGCAGTGACCTGTAATTTCATTTCctatttgtgggttagttgtgaactatTTATAACAGTTTTATTTGTCTTAAACTTTAATACATTATTTCTATGGATGGGAAAATGGCAATTTTTTTTTGCCAATACTGATACCCAATTTTTGGCCAATACCGATACTTTTCCAAtactttttttaaattataatgaCTGTGTTCAGTATATAAGGGAATACTTACTGCACAATGAGTATTAAATTGCACAGGAAGGTTCACTtattgatagtgtgtgtgtgtgtgtgtgtgtgtgtgtgtgtgtgtgtgtgtgtgtgtgtgtactcacctagttgtactcacctagttgagtcgagtccgagctcctggccccgcctcttcactgatcgctactaggtcactctccctgaaccgtgagctttatcatacctctgcttaaagctatgtatggatcctgcctccactacatcgcttcccaaactattccacttactgactactctgtggctgaagaaatacttcctaacatccctgtgattcatctgtgtcttcagcttccaactgtgtccccttgttactgtgtccaatctctggaacatcctgtctttgtccaccttgtcaattcctctcagtattttgtatgtcgttatcatgtcccccctatctctcctgtcctccagtgtcgtcaggttgatttcccttaacctctcctcgtaggacatacctcttagctctgggactagtcttgttgcaaacctttgcactttctctagtttctttacgtgcttggctaggtgtgggttccaaactggtgccgcatactccaatatgggcctaacgtacacggtgtacagggtcctgaacgattccttattaagatgtcggaatgctgttctgaggtttgctaggcgcccatatgctgcagcagttatttggttgatgtgcgcttcaggagatgtgcctggtgttatactcaccccaagatctttttccttgagtgatgtttgtagtctctggccccctagactgtactctgtctgcggtcttctttgcccttccccaatcttcatgactttgcacttggtgggattgaactccaggagccaattgctggaccaggtctgcagcctgtccagatccctttgtagttctgccttgtcttcgatcgagtgaattcttctcatcaacttcacgtcatctgcaaacagggacacctcagagtctattccttccgtcatgtcgttcacaaataccagaaacagcactggtcctaggactgacccctgtgggatcccgctggtcacaggtgcccactctgacacctcgccacgtaccatgactcgctgctgtcttcctgacaagtattccctgatccattgtagtgccttttctgttatccctgcttggtcctccagtttttgcaccaatctcttgtatggaactgtgtcaaacgccttcttgcagtccaagaatatgcaatccacccacccctctctctcttatcttactgctgtcaccatgtcatagaactccagtaggtttgtgacacaggatttcccgtccctgaaaccatgttggctgctgttgatgagatcattcctttctaggtgttccaccactctgtgtgtgtgtgtgtgtgtgtgtgtgtgtgtgtgtgtgtgtgtgtgtgtgtgtgtgtgtgtgtgtgtgtgtgtgtgtgtgtgtgtgtgtgtgtgtgtgtgtgtgtgtgtgtgtgtgtgtgtgtgtgtgtgtgtgtgcgtgcgtgcgtgtaacTCTCACAATC encodes the following:
- the LOC128700503 gene encoding uncharacterized protein, with translation MRRGRFDIEEYLIQLQFSKYEKKSKKHTTPSFSKTRHCIYSKDPVKDDLIWRSVVLGETAAAQRRKRDYASTNTLIERSTSSRSRNSSLQFSAGGEGQDTFLQRLLQSYAHAAHGPPLPPTSNGYIGWRSSVPDLRLERYGPYT